GCTGCATCGTGGATGGGGGACAAGGAACACAGGATGACCCCGAGGAGGATCATCGACGCTATGATATCGGGCGGCACGGGTGCCGTAGATGTGGCAGCTGCATGCGCCTGCTCGGGCATAGTGATCGGCGTTATCGCGATCACCGGACTGGGGCTTGCGTTCTCATCCTTTGTCCTGAGCATGTCTCAGGGAATACTCCCGCTTGCCCTCTTCCTCACGATGATCGGTTCGATAATCCTCGGGATGGGAGTACCGACGACCGCGCAGTATATCATAACTTCAACACTGGCGGCGCCTGCTCTGGCTCAGATGGGAGTTCCGATGTTCTCGGCCCACCTTTTCTGCCTCTACTTCGGTGTCCTTGCGGACGTCACTCCTCCCGTCGCCCTGGCTACATACGCATCTGCGGGCATAGCCAAATCCGAACCGCTGAAGACTGGCTTTACAGCTCTTCTGGTGGCAGCTGCAGGATTTATTGTGCCTTATATGTTTATTTACAATCCGGGTCTTCTGCTGCAGGGAAGCGTCTTTGAGATAGTTTTTGCAAGCGTGACAGCACTCATCGCAGTAATTGGGCTCTCAGCTGCAGTGCAGGGATATTTTGCTGATGACATCAACATAATAGAAAGGCTGCTGTTACTTGCTGTACCTTTCCTTATAGTTTATCCGACCATGCTCACCAATCTCATAGGAGCGGCGATAGTCGTGGCCATATTTGCCAAACAGAAGGGCTTCGGAAAGAAAAAAAATACACTTGAAGGAGGGACCGTATGATGACCAAGAAAATTATCAAACCGGTCGTCTCTGCACATGAAGCGGTGCAATGCGTCAAAAAGGGCGACACCATCATGGTCGGAGGGTTCAACTACGGCGGTATACCTTACACGCTTGTTGACGCCCTGTATGAAGCGGGAACAGACGAACTGACGATGATCGCCAACGACACGGCCTATGAAAACGTAGGCCACGGGAAGCTGGTAGCGGCGGGAAGGATCAAAAAGGTCATAGCCTCGCACGTAGGGCTGAACAAAAAGACGGGTGAGTACTACAACTCAGGAAAGATGGAGCTTGAGCTTTCTCCGCAGGGAACCTTTGTTGAGCGCATCAGGGCCGGTGGCTTCGGACTTGGCGGATTCCTTACGCCGACAGGGGTAGGGACCATAGTCGAAGAGGGCAAGCAGGTCCTGGAAGTAAACGGAAGGAAGTATATCCTCGAGCTGCCGCTCAGGGCTGATGTCGCGCTGGTCAGGGCTTATAAGGCCGACAGGATGGGCAACCTCATTTACAAGGGGACCAACCAGAACTTCAACCCTGCCATGGCCACTGCCGCGGAGATCGTGATCGCAGAGGTCGACTCGGTAGTCGATGTCGGTGAGCTGGATCCGAACGTGATCGTGACACAGGGCATCCTTGTTGACATGATAGTTGTGAAGGGAGGTTCATACTATGCTTCCAGAACTTGATGAATGCATCATAAAGGAAAGGATAGCCAAAAGGATAGCGCTGGAATTCTCAGAAGGGCAGGTAGTGAACCTTGGGATAGGAATACCCACGCTTGTCTCCGATTATATTCCCGAGGGAGTCCGCATAATCTTCCAGGCGGAGAACGGAGCCATTGGCATAGGACCGGCCCCTGCTGAACCTGACCTCAGATGCATAGGAGCCGGAGGGCGGATCATTTCGATGCTTCCGGGAGGTAGTTTTTTCGCCAGTGACACGAGTTTCGGCCTTATAAGGGGCGGGCACGTCGATGCAACTGTGCTCGGCACGCTTGAAGTGAGCCAGACGGGAGACATCGCCAACTGGGTCGTGCCCGGAAAGAGCGTTCCCGGAATGGGCGGAGCCATGGACCTTGTGGTGGGTGCGAAGAGGGTCTACATCGCTACTACTCACACGACCAAAAAGGGCGGGGCCAAGATACTGAAAAAGTGCAGCCTGCCGCTGACGGCTGTCGGAGTCGCAAGCATGGTGGTCACCGAGTTCGCAGTCTTCACTATAAAAGACGGCAAAATGACCCTGATAGAGATGTCCCCGGAAGTTACGCTGGAACAGATCAGGGAGCATACCGAAGCCGAGTTTGATGTTGCGGACCCGCTCCTTCCAATAAAGGGAATGGATGTGGCAGAAAGTGCCTAAAGCGGTAATACTTAGCGCAAGCAGGACAGCGGGAGGAAAATTCGGAGGGCAGTTCTCCAAACTTTCAGCTACAGACCTCGGGGCGGCAGCGCTGAAAGAAGCCCTAACGCGTTCCGGGGCCTCAGCCGACGCCGTTGAGGAGGTTATAATGGGCAACGGATGGCAGGCCGGAGTCGGGGCAAACCCCGCAAGGAACGCGATGTTCAAAGCCGGAATAGACCAGTCGGTACCGGCGTTTACAGTAAACATCAGGTGCGGTTCGGGACTTCGCACCGTAATGCTGGCGGCTGACAGGATCAGGCTCGGTGATGCCAGCACTATCCTGGCCGGAGGGATGGAAAGCGCCACCAATACCCCGTACATCCTGAGGGATGCCAGATGGGGTTTCAGGATGGGTGAGAAAAAGTCCGAAGATGTCCTTCACGCCGACGGCTTCATCTGTCCCCTGGCGGGGCGGCTGATGGGAGAGATAACGGAGGACGTCGTTATCCCTGAGTTCTCGATCTCACGTCAGGAACAGGATGAATTCGCATACTACAGCCACATGAAGGCCGTAGACGCGATCGAAAAAGGGCTTTTTAAGGAAGAGATAGTGCCGGTGGTCATAAAGGACAGGAAAAAGGGTGAGATCGTCCTTGACACGGACGAGATACCAAGGAAGGATACTTCGATAGAGTCGCTGTCAAAACTGCCCGTGATCTTTAAAAAGGACGGAACGATAACGGCCGGGTCCAGTTCAGCGCTCTGCGACGCCGGAAGTGCCGTGATGGTCGCCGGTGATGAATGGGCGAAGGCGGAGGGGCTGAAACCCATCGCGGAGATCCTGAGTTATTCTGCTGCGGCGGTCGATGCCGAGCACTTCCCGATAGCTCCGGTCAAGGCGATGGACATTGCGCTCAAAAAGGCCGGAATGACAATGGACGACATGGAACTGATCGAGATAAACGAGGCGTTTGCCGCCCAGGTGATAGCATGTCACAGGAAGATGCCCTTTGACATGGATCGCCTCAATGTCCATGGCGGGGCTATAGCGCTGGGTCACCCGATAGGGGCAAGCGGGGCCAAGATACTGACGACTCTCCTCTACGCCCTGAGACAGCAGGGAAAGAGCGTTGGGATGGCCAGTGCCTGCATAGGCGGAGGTCAGGGCGTCGCCATGATCGTGAGACTGGTTTAAGATAAGAGATCCACTGTTACGGAAGGCCTGAGGGAGCGCTTTTGCCGTCTGCAAGGCAGAGGCGCTTCTTCTTAATCTGTCAGTCTATCATCCTGCCGCCTTCGACAAATAATGTCTGTCCAGTAATGTATGAACTTCCCGTTGAAGCGAGGAAAAGCACCACCGCCGCGATCTCCTCCGGTTTTCCGAAGCGGCCAAGCGGGATCTTTGAGAGCAGTTCGTTTTTTTTCACTTTGTCATCCAGTATGTCGGCAGTTTGGGTAGTTGGGATGTAGCCTGGAGCAACAGCGTTGACTCTTATTCCGAAAGGTGCCCATTCGTGTGCGAGGGCCTTTGTCATTTGGCTTATTCCTCCCTTCGCAGCGGCGTATATCGAAAGCTCCTTGTGCCCTCTTGCCGATGATACGGACGCAGTATTTATTATCATTCCGCCACCTGATGCCTTCATTGATCTCGCTGCTTCGCATGCTGTGAAAAAGGGTGCCTTGAGGTCTATCTCCATAAGCCGTTCCCAGTCGTTCTCTGTGCATTCAAGCGCCGGCCTGCGTATTGAAAAACCAGCATGGTTGCAGAGGATGTCAAGTCCTCCGAGTATCATGCGAGCATCGCTGACCATACCCACTATGGAAGTGATATCCGAGAGGTCACACTTCACGAAATCGTAAACGGCCTTATGTCGGCAGCATTTTTTTAAAACTTCTGCGGCCTTGATCTCATCCCTTCCTGAAATGACAACGTCTGCCCCGCATGAGGCAAAAGCGTATGCGAACTCTGATCCAAGCGTTCCTGTCCCGCCTGTTATCAGAACTTTTTTCGCACTGAAGTCAAACATATTTTTGTAATCCATCACATTACTCGCCTTTCAACTATTTTTTCCTGTGCAGTCCGGATAGGGATCATGTGACTTTCCGCAAAGCCGTGATGCTGTTAATATTATATCCGAGCTATTGTCAATAATAATATCCCAGCAATATTTCTTCATAATTATCGATCAGAAACGGGAGGGAAATCAGAGATGAAAATAGAATATTTTGTTTTTTCGGGGACAGGGAATACTCTTCTTGTTGCCAGGGAAGTCGGCGAAAGGCTCAGAGAGAAGGGGCACGAGGTCAATTACCACATGATAGGCAGGAACAATTCCTTCAGAATGTCCGGGGAGAGTGTGATAGGTCTTGCCTTTCCCATCGCCTTTTTCTCTTCATATCCATTAGTGCTGAAATTCATAGCATCCCTTCCCGAGGGCAGGAGAAAAAAGATATTCATGACCGCCACGATGGGAGGATCTGCACTGGGCGCGGAAGGTAAGTTCAGGAAGCTGGTGCGCGACAAGGGTTACAAGCCCATTGGGTCCGAACTCTTCATCATGCCCGGCAACTACAACAACGGAGTCATACCAGTCGAGAAGAACAGTCAGCTGGTCTCGGCCGCGAAGGAGAAGGCAAGGGCGTTCGCGGACAGGCTTGAGAAGGGCAGCGCGGCCTGGGGCCGCGGTATCCCCGTCATCCCATCAATGTGGTATAAGCTGATTTCGAGCGGGAGATCGCTTCGCTTCTTTTACAGGATGTTTCCGATAACGGTCGATAAAGAAAAATGCATCAAATGCATGAGATGCGCAGAGAACTGTCCTGTAGGTGCCATAGACGGATCAGGGGAGTTTCCCTTCATAAACAAAAACATCTGCGAGTCCTGCCAGAGGTGCGTGGCTTTCTGTCCGGCTCATGCCATAGTCGTGCCAGGAAAGCCCGCTGAGCAGTACAGGGCGATGGAGTTCGAAGAATTTTCGCGGTAGGCATAGGTACCCTGAGCCGAAAAGTCCAAAACTCCGCAGTGACGGAGAAACCATTCGGTCCAGGGTACGCGAAGCCGGTACAGGCCATCCGGATCCTTCCGGCGACTAACCTTCCTTAAGTTCAGGCTCGAACTCCAGGTCGTTCTCTATAGCACAGTCGTTGCAGACGACTACCGTGTCGCCGTCCGGGGTGACGGCCTCATGAAAGAGGTCGCAACACTCTTTGAGCGCCTTGCCGCATATTGCGCAAACCAGCATTGATATTCCCCCTAAATGTAATAGTCAAAAGGCCCAGGTATTTGGCAAGGGCCTCAGTCTTCTTATCTGCCTTTCTTCTTCTTTTTTACCGAGAAGCCAAAGCTTCCTACCTCTTTTCCAAGGGCAAAGTATTTGCCGTGGCTCGTGGCTACAAGGCTCGCTCTTTCCAGGTGCAGCCTTCCCCTGCTGTCGAGAAGACCTTCGTCAACGTTGACAGCGACGATCTTCGAGAGGAACATGTCGTGAGTTCCCAGCCTGATCACCCTGTCGACCCTGCACTCAATGCTGACCGGGCTCTCTTCTATCATTGGGGCGCTAACTTTAGAAGCTGCAGCTGCTGTTATTGCAGGAAGCGAAAATTTGTCGATGTCCCTGCCAGATTTTACTCCGCAGTAGTCAGCCGTCCATATCAGCGGCTCAGTTGTGAGATTTATCACAAACTCCGACGTCTCAGTTATCAGCCCGTGGGAATAACGCTCCGGCCTTACGGATATGTATGTCATCGCAGGGTCTGAGTTGACTATCCCTGTCCATGCGACAGTGATGACGTTCGGCCTTTCCATCGTCCCGCACGAGACCATCACCGGAGGCAGCGGATAGAGCATAGTGCCGGGCTTCCATGTCACCTTTCCCAATTATGATCACCCCCTTTTAAAACATTGCTGAGCAAAGTCGTAAATACGGTCAAGCAATTGTCAAACGTTGTCAAACAGTAGTCAAACTGTTGTTTTATAGGGTCGTCAACACTTTACAATTGCTCAGCTACCGCTCAGGACATTGCTCAGCCGCTCCTCATGGATGCGAAGCGAGCAAATTCTCCAGCGACAAACGTCGCGAATTCTCCGCAGCCTGTAGGCTGCAGATTCCCCGCAGCATCTTCATGCCGCAGCCCCTAATAGATTAACATAAAGAGGGCCTATTTACTGTGCTTATCAGCTAAAAAAATGTACAATATAGCGGGAGCGTGAGCAGATGAAGATCGAGAAAGATAGTCTGACGAGAAGCGGTCTGATAGTGCCGGCAGTGTTGCTGTTGCTTTGGTGGGCGGGTTCGAACGCCGGCTGGTGGAACGCTTTCCTCCTTCCCTCTCCCGAAAGTGTGCTGGATTCCTTCATACTTTCGATCGGGGACGGAGAGCTGCAGAAGCACGTCTGGGCGAGCCTTGACAGGATAATCAGGGGCTTCGGCCTCTCGGCGGCGATGGCGCTTTCGTTCGCGCTTCTCTGTTCGTGGTTTCCTCGTGTCCTTGTGCAGCTGGACCCCACCCTCGAGTTCTTCAGGCATATCCCCCCCATGTCTACGATCCCCCTCCTGATCCTGTGGTTCGGGATAGGGGAGGCGCCAAAGATAATATTGATAGTGCTTGCCACATTTTTCCCCGTCTACATGAACGCCCTTCAGGGCATAAGGGGCTGCGACCCGAAACTGACAGAGGTAGCAGCTGTCTTCGGCTACAGCAAATGGTACAGGTTCAGATACGTCATTCTTCCCTCCGCCATCCCCTCGGTCCTTACCGGCCTGAGGCTGGGGCTGGGCTACAGCTGGCGCTCGCTCGTCGCTGCGGAGCTGGTGGCCGCGTCGTCGGGGCTGGGCTACATGATACTCGATGCCGAGCAGCTTTCCCGCTCTGATGTCGTCCTTATGGGGATATTCGTGATAGGAGCTCTTGGGGCCTTTCTTGACTATGGCTTCCTGTGGGGGATCAGGCGTTATCTGAAAAGGGGCATTGAAGCTTGAGCTGGCTGAAGATCCAAAACCTGAAAAAAAGATATATTCTTGAGGATATGGAGGTCGACGCGCTGAACGGGATCGACCTGGAGATAAAAGAGGGAGGCTTCCTGGTCATAGTGGGGAGGAGCGGCTCCGGCAAGACGACGCTCCTCAGGATACTTGCAGGGCTTGAGTGCGAGACGGCGGGCGAGATAACCTTCAAGGGAAGGATCTGCGGCCCGGAGTCCCCGCTCCCTGTAGGGATGGTCTTTCAGGAACCCAGGCTCATGCCCTGGCTCTCGGTCGAGAACAACATACTTTTCCCCTTCCTGCCGGGCGGAAGATCGAAAGAGATGCACCAAAAGGCACTGGAAATACTGAAGATGCTCGGACTCGAAGGGTATGAAAACGCCATGCCCCACCAGCTGTCGGGAGGGATGGCCCAGAGGGTGGCGCTCGGAAGGGCGCTCTCCTGTGACCCTGAGATAGTGCTGATGGATGAACCTCTTGGCGCTCTGGACTACTTCACGAGAAGGGCACTTCAGAGGGAACTCGTGAGGATATATCTGCAGGGCGGAAAGACCTTCCTCATGGTGACGCATGACGTGGGAGAGGCCCTTCGTATGGGTACCCGCGTGCTTGTACTGAAAAACGGGATGATAGAGGCCTCGATACCCATACCGCTCGAATATCCGAGGGACCGTCACTGTGAAACCTTCCAGTCACTGCTGGACGAGGTGCTGACGGCGCTGGATGATGCGGAGGGGCAAGGCGGCGTGAAGATGCCGCGCTGAGCAATTGCTCAGCTTAATGTTTAAAGAAGGGGAGATCTAATTGAACACAAAAGAGATAATCAAAGGACTTACCCAGATAGTCCTTCCTGTCCCGAGGGGCGGGTTTGAATCCTTTATAATCGGCTGGCACATCAACGACAAAAGCAGGGGAAGATCGATACTTATGGAGACAGGGCCTGCGGCCTCGGTCCCCCGACTTGCCGAAGACCTGAAGATGATCGGAGCCGGTGAGCCGGACTACCTGCTCTATACGCACGTACACCTTGACCATTCCGGGGGAGCGGGACAGTTTCACGAACTGTTCCCGGGCACGAAGATCATCGCCCCGCTCAAGGGACGCACGCACCTCATCGATCCGGCGAGACTGGTCCAAGCGAGCAGGGAGAACCTGGGCGACCTGTGCGATGTCTACGGGATGCCTCTTCCTCTTCCCGAAGATGCCCTTGCAGATCCGGACCTGGAGCTTGAAGGCCTTACGATCATCGATACACCGGGCCATGCGCCGCACCACAGCTCCTACCTCTACGACCTTGACGGAACAAGGATACTCTTCCCGGGGGAGGCCGCGGGATGCTATTTTGAGCTTGACGACGGGTCGATATTCATGAGGCCGGCGACTCCCCACAAATTCTATTATGAAACAGCGATGGCCTCGCTGCAAAAGCTGATCGATCTCGGTGATGTGGATCTGATCTGTTATCCTCATTCGGGCTGCAGCAGGGATCCTAAGGGGCTCCTTGAAATGGCGTCGGCTCAGATGGCCTTCTGGAAGGACATCATCTCGGCCCTTCCGGAAGAAGCAGGCACCGAAGAGGGCGTTGAAGCCCTGCTGAGGAACGATCCGGCACTTTCGCATATTGACAGGCTTCCCGAAAAGGACAGGGAGAGGGAGGCTTTTTTCCTTCGCCAGAGCGCAGACGGGTATCTGGGCTATGTGAGAAGAAATGCCGACAGTTGAGACATATTACAACATAACCGAAAAGCAGGAGAGACTTGCCGAGCTTTACAGAAAGCTTGGCAGCAAGGCTGTCTTTATCGTCCCATCCGGGCTTGACAGGGACAGCCTGCTTGCCCTCATTTCCGGGAAGGGATCATTCTTCGGGGCAAGGCCGGTCATCTGGACATGGAGCGACCTTTACAAGGAGGTCTCAGGGATAGCCCATGACAGGCCCAAACGTGTGATAGACCCGCCTGACCATGACCTGATAATCTCATACCTCCTCAACAGGTATCTGGGAGAAGAGAAAGACCGCAGAACAGATATGCCCGAAGGAGTCTTTCACAGCGGATTTTCCGAGGTCCTGGGAAATAATATCAAGGAGCTGCTGAGAGAAGACATAACCCCCGTTGACCTGAGGGAGAGGCTCTTTAATGAAGAGGGACCGCCGGAAACATCTCCGGGATACATACTTTTAAGGCTCTACTCCGACTATCTTGAATATCTTGATCAAAACAGAATTGCCGACAGCGCACAGACGCCTGCCCTGATAAGAGAGTGTCTGTGCAGTGAAGCGTCTGCGGGGGCCCTTTCAGGTCTTACCTTTATACTCGTCGGCTTCCTTACCTTCACCGGCGGACAGTTAAAGCTTGTAAAAAAACTACAGGAAATTGCTGAAACTGAATATTTACTGCCCGAAACAGGTCTTGACTCTCTGCATGACTCGATCCTGCAGGTCGGACTGGAATTCAAAGATAGGGCTCACTGGAAGTCAGATCTGCTCGAGCTGAAAGCTCCCGATCATCAGCTCCAGTTTGACGCGATAGCCAGGGAGACAGCACTCTGGGCACACGATAAGGGAGGTTTTTGCCGTCTTGGTAAGATGGCTGATTACGGCGACATTGGAATAATGGTGACCGCGCAGCACCTCTCCCTGATAGAAAATTCTCTTCAGAGGTATAAGATACCCTTTAATGTTCAGGTAAGAGGAACCGTTGCTGATACATTGATGGGTGAACTGCCTAAAATGATCTGGAATGCCTTCATTTCCGGCTGGGAGAGCGAAAAGACGGCATTCCTGCTTTCAAGCCCCCTTCTGAGATCTCCCGGCTTTGAATTATCGTCGGCTCTGTCTGCTTTTCCTGAGGGCAGCCGGTCCTGGAAGGCTCTCCTGAAAGGGAAGCCTCTGGATCTTTTTATAAGTCTGGAAAAGCTGTGCACCGATTTTTGCGAGGGAGGGACCCCCCCTCGGATACTTAAATTATGGCTTGATTTTATCAACAGTCTCGACCTTCTGAACGTATTGGGAACTCTTGTTGAGGATACGCCTAGCCTGGACGAAATTTTGAAGGACGTTTCTTCCTCTGTCAAAGAGCTGGAGAAAAAAATAGAAATACTTGAAGACATAAGCAAGGACATAGGACCTGCTTCGAGGGTGCAGATGAAAAGAGAGGATGCAGTCAGCTACATTTATGACTGGGGAAGGAGCGCCACTCTTCCGATACGGCTGCCGC
This portion of the Synergistaceae bacterium DZ-S4 genome encodes:
- a CDS encoding ABC transporter ATP-binding protein, encoding MSWLKIQNLKKRYILEDMEVDALNGIDLEIKEGGFLVIVGRSGSGKTTLLRILAGLECETAGEITFKGRICGPESPLPVGMVFQEPRLMPWLSVENNILFPFLPGGRSKEMHQKALEILKMLGLEGYENAMPHQLSGGMAQRVALGRALSCDPEIVLMDEPLGALDYFTRRALQRELVRIYLQGGKTFLMVTHDVGEALRMGTRVLVLKNGMIEASIPIPLEYPRDRHCETFQSLLDEVLTALDDAEGQGGVKMPR
- a CDS encoding PD-(D/E)XK nuclease family protein — its product is MPTVETYYNITEKQERLAELYRKLGSKAVFIVPSGLDRDSLLALISGKGSFFGARPVIWTWSDLYKEVSGIAHDRPKRVIDPPDHDLIISYLLNRYLGEEKDRRTDMPEGVFHSGFSEVLGNNIKELLREDITPVDLRERLFNEEGPPETSPGYILLRLYSDYLEYLDQNRIADSAQTPALIRECLCSEASAGALSGLTFILVGFLTFTGGQLKLVKKLQEIAETEYLLPETGLDSLHDSILQVGLEFKDRAHWKSDLLELKAPDHQLQFDAIARETALWAHDKGGFCRLGKMADYGDIGIMVTAQHLSLIENSLQRYKIPFNVQVRGTVADTLMGELPKMIWNAFISGWESEKTAFLLSSPLLRSPGFELSSALSAFPEGSRSWKALLKGKPLDLFISLEKLCTDFCEGGTPPRILKLWLDFINSLDLLNVLGTLVEDTPSLDEILKDVSSSVKELEKKIEILEDISKDIGPASRVQMKREDAVSYIYDWGRSATLPIRLPQSRSVTVYAGIPPVLTTHRYWIMTDVDYNTWPGKLRESPLFDNESKNRFNNNIPADDGGEGGHSHIPELHEEREQKEALFRRLIATSLEGTVLSRSLTDNSGRPLGASQFMVPLIPAHEKAKTQQPDRSIEYKPSDAMPSDGTLWFCGAEIPLSAEKKDRGVFPRSGEGASSGILTVSLSNIDEWKECPYRYWCRNNIKLKDHNRKLFDPLRAGLLMHAVWERSWREYLSSPRSFSLLSRNEWKKASSDYYPELLGDPRLERHADRLIKQIGSVAELLDRTESSDVIKKRRRTELEYKLPEYSVDGVIFRGRADRVDFYDDGFVVIDYKSNRSNDHANELQLAAYSLIISKTSGAKPLGYGWIGHGDASFYGYFTFDAMSDAYRSTKPRKKIEDLIDLAESTMKGMADSINKDIFPAKYDSLMCRSCELYVICRKREGYREDPENGDVGGYGDDS
- a CDS encoding EFR1 family ferrodoxin (N-terminal region resembles flavodoxins. C-terminal ferrodoxin region binds two 4Fe-4S clusters.); translation: MKIEYFVFSGTGNTLLVAREVGERLREKGHEVNYHMIGRNNSFRMSGESVIGLAFPIAFFSSYPLVLKFIASLPEGRRKKIFMTATMGGSALGAEGKFRKLVRDKGYKPIGSELFIMPGNYNNGVIPVEKNSQLVSAAKEKARAFADRLEKGSAAWGRGIPVIPSMWYKLISSGRSLRFFYRMFPITVDKEKCIKCMRCAENCPVGAIDGSGEFPFINKNICESCQRCVAFCPAHAIVVPGKPAEQYRAMEFEEFSR
- a CDS encoding acetyl-CoA C-acyltransferase — its product is MPKAVILSASRTAGGKFGGQFSKLSATDLGAAALKEALTRSGASADAVEEVIMGNGWQAGVGANPARNAMFKAGIDQSVPAFTVNIRCGSGLRTVMLAADRIRLGDASTILAGGMESATNTPYILRDARWGFRMGEKKSEDVLHADGFICPLAGRLMGEITEDVVIPEFSISRQEQDEFAYYSHMKAVDAIEKGLFKEEIVPVVIKDRKKGEIVLDTDEIPRKDTSIESLSKLPVIFKKDGTITAGSSSALCDAGSAVMVAGDEWAKAEGLKPIAEILSYSAAAVDAEHFPIAPVKAMDIALKKAGMTMDDMELIEINEAFAAQVIACHRKMPFDMDRLNVHGGAIALGHPIGASGAKILTTLLYALRQQGKSVGMASACIGGGQGVAMIVRLV
- a CDS encoding SDR family oxidoreductase — protein: MDYKNMFDFSAKKVLITGGTGTLGSEFAYAFASCGADVVISGRDEIKAAEVLKKCCRHKAVYDFVKCDLSDITSIVGMVSDARMILGGLDILCNHAGFSIRRPALECTENDWERLMEIDLKAPFFTACEAARSMKASGGGMIINTASVSSARGHKELSIYAAAKGGISQMTKALAHEWAPFGIRVNAVAPGYIPTTQTADILDDKVKKNELLSKIPLGRFGKPEEIAAVVLFLASTGSSYITGQTLFVEGGRMID
- a CDS encoding MBL fold metallo-hydrolase, with the protein product MNTKEIIKGLTQIVLPVPRGGFESFIIGWHINDKSRGRSILMETGPAASVPRLAEDLKMIGAGEPDYLLYTHVHLDHSGGAGQFHELFPGTKIIAPLKGRTHLIDPARLVQASRENLGDLCDVYGMPLPLPEDALADPDLELEGLTIIDTPGHAPHHSSYLYDLDGTRILFPGEAAGCYFELDDGSIFMRPATPHKFYYETAMASLQKLIDLGDVDLICYPHSGCSRDPKGLLEMASAQMAFWKDIISALPEEAGTEEGVEALLRNDPALSHIDRLPEKDREREAFFLRQSADGYLGYVRRNADS
- a CDS encoding CoA transferase subunit A, whose product is MTKKIIKPVVSAHEAVQCVKKGDTIMVGGFNYGGIPYTLVDALYEAGTDELTMIANDTAYENVGHGKLVAAGRIKKVIASHVGLNKKTGEYYNSGKMELELSPQGTFVERIRAGGFGLGGFLTPTGVGTIVEEGKQVLEVNGRKYILELPLRADVALVRAYKADRMGNLIYKGTNQNFNPAMATAAEIVIAEVDSVVDVGELDPNVIVTQGILVDMIVVKGGSYYASRT
- a CDS encoding flavin reductase family protein, producing the protein MTWKPGTMLYPLPPVMVSCGTMERPNVITVAWTGIVNSDPAMTYISVRPERYSHGLITETSEFVINLTTEPLIWTADYCGVKSGRDIDKFSLPAITAAAASKVSAPMIEESPVSIECRVDRVIRLGTHDMFLSKIVAVNVDEGLLDSRGRLHLERASLVATSHGKYFALGKEVGSFGFSVKKKKKGR
- a CDS encoding 3-oxoacid CoA-transferase subunit B, translated to MLPELDECIIKERIAKRIALEFSEGQVVNLGIGIPTLVSDYIPEGVRIIFQAENGAIGIGPAPAEPDLRCIGAGGRIISMLPGGSFFASDTSFGLIRGGHVDATVLGTLEVSQTGDIANWVVPGKSVPGMGGAMDLVVGAKRVYIATTHTTKKGGAKILKKCSLPLTAVGVASMVVTEFAVFTIKDGKMTLIEMSPEVTLEQIREHTEAEFDVADPLLPIKGMDVAESA
- a CDS encoding ABC transporter permease produces the protein MKIEKDSLTRSGLIVPAVLLLLWWAGSNAGWWNAFLLPSPESVLDSFILSIGDGELQKHVWASLDRIIRGFGLSAAMALSFALLCSWFPRVLVQLDPTLEFFRHIPPMSTIPLLILWFGIGEAPKIILIVLATFFPVYMNALQGIRGCDPKLTEVAAVFGYSKWYRFRYVILPSAIPSVLTGLRLGLGYSWRSLVAAELVAASSGLGYMILDAEQLSRSDVVLMGIFVIGALGAFLDYGFLWGIRRYLKRGIEA